A genome region from Nocardia sp. NBC_00565 includes the following:
- a CDS encoding NAD(P)-binding domain-containing protein: MPTEFSILVIGAGQAGLSAGYHLQRLGLRPEQDFRIVDHAPGPGGAWQFRWPSLTLTTVNRVHDLPGMSFAETLPPDSDAVPAATAVPHYYELYEKRFDLQVRRPVTVTVVCDRNADGTPCAAGPDLATGRGQNLNVETDASGVIRVRGLINCTGTWERPFIPRYPGAETFAGRQLHTRDYRTADEFADQHVVVVGGGISAVQLLDEISQITTTTWVTRREPVFRDSPFAEQDGRAAVAIVEDRVRHGLPPGSVVSVTGLRLDDRLRAARARGALARHPMFASIEPDGVRWADGTFQHADVILWATGFRSSLDHLAPLRLRGPGGGITMTGRLATRVAVDPRIHLIGYGPSASTIGANRAGRAAAQELTAHLGLR, encoded by the coding sequence GTGCCGACAGAGTTCTCCATCCTGGTGATCGGTGCTGGTCAGGCCGGGCTGTCGGCCGGTTACCACCTGCAGCGCCTCGGATTGCGGCCCGAACAGGACTTCCGCATCGTCGATCACGCGCCGGGACCCGGCGGGGCCTGGCAATTCAGGTGGCCATCGCTCACATTGACCACCGTCAACCGGGTGCACGACCTGCCGGGCATGTCGTTCGCCGAAACCTTGCCGCCGGATTCGGACGCCGTGCCCGCGGCGACCGCGGTGCCGCACTATTACGAGTTGTACGAGAAGCGGTTCGACCTACAGGTCCGCAGACCGGTCACGGTCACCGTGGTCTGCGACCGCAATGCGGACGGAACCCCTTGTGCCGCAGGGCCCGATCTCGCCACCGGCCGCGGCCAGAACTTGAACGTGGAGACCGACGCGTCCGGTGTCATCCGGGTGCGCGGGCTGATCAACTGCACCGGCACCTGGGAGCGTCCCTTCATTCCGCGTTACCCGGGTGCGGAGACCTTCGCCGGGCGACAGCTACACACCCGCGACTACCGCACCGCCGACGAATTCGCGGACCAACATGTGGTCGTGGTCGGCGGCGGCATCTCGGCCGTACAGCTGCTCGACGAGATCTCGCAGATCACCACCACCACGTGGGTAACACGCCGCGAACCGGTCTTCCGCGATTCGCCATTCGCCGAGCAGGACGGCCGCGCCGCCGTCGCCATCGTGGAGGACCGAGTGCGGCACGGGCTGCCGCCGGGTTCGGTGGTCTCGGTGACCGGGTTGCGACTCGACGATCGGCTACGCGCCGCTCGAGCCCGCGGGGCACTGGCGCGGCACCCGATGTTCGCGAGCATCGAACCCGATGGGGTGCGCTGGGCCGACGGCACGTTCCAGCACGCGGACGTCATCCTGTGGGCCACCGGATTCCGCAGTTCCCTGGACCATTTGGCACCGCTGCGGCTTCGTGGCCCCGGTGGTGGCATCACCATGACCGGACGGCTGGCCACCCGGGTCGCGGTCGATCCGCGAATCCACCTGATCGGCTACGGACCGTCCGCCAGCACCATCGGCGCGAACCGCGCGGGCCGAGCCGCCGCGCAAGAACTCACCGCGCACCTCGGCCTGCGATAA
- a CDS encoding DUF742 domain-containing protein: MDIDDHRMGSAEPSLVRPYSLTAGRTRPAIELALEALVASHPVALERQFELTNIETSIVELCRESPSVAEVAARLGIPIGVARVLVADLIEAGHVRVSATLKDDSSDDERRELIERVLSGLRRI; the protein is encoded by the coding sequence ATGGACATAGACGATCACCGCATGGGGAGTGCCGAGCCCAGCCTCGTTCGCCCGTACTCGTTGACTGCGGGCCGCACCCGGCCCGCAATCGAGTTGGCGTTGGAGGCGCTCGTCGCATCGCATCCGGTCGCCCTGGAGCGGCAGTTCGAACTGACCAACATCGAGACGTCCATCGTGGAGTTGTGCAGAGAATCGCCGTCCGTTGCTGAAGTGGCAGCGCGTTTGGGTATCCCTATCGGGGTGGCCCGCGTGCTGGTGGCCGACCTCATCGAGGCCGGGCATGTGCGCGTTTCGGCGACTTTGAAAGACGATTCCAGCGACGATGAACGTCGCGAGCTGATCGAAAGGGTTCTCAGTGGACTCCGGCGTATTTGA
- a CDS encoding aldo/keto reductase: MTFRSETCAIASIVLNDGNVIPQLGFGVFQVPPDDVYPVVTTALEAGYRSIDTAAIYGNEEGTGRAIREFGLPRDQVYVTTKLWNSEQGYDATLRAFDVSMARLGLDYLDLYLIHWPVAQADRFVESFKAFQTLKAHGRIRSIGVSNFTVPDLQRVIGETGEIPVVNQIELHPRLAQRELRAFHDANAIATEAWSPLGQGTLLDDHTIVAIADEVDRTPAQVIIRWHLQQGIVVIPKSVTPSRIQTNFDVFGFELSREQMRAINALEKGARIGPDPATFTAGL, from the coding sequence GTGACCTTCAGAAGCGAGACCTGCGCCATTGCCTCGATCGTGCTGAACGACGGGAACGTGATCCCGCAGCTCGGTTTCGGTGTGTTCCAAGTTCCGCCCGATGACGTCTACCCGGTCGTCACCACCGCACTCGAGGCGGGCTATCGCAGCATCGACACCGCGGCGATCTACGGCAACGAGGAGGGCACCGGTCGCGCCATCCGGGAATTCGGGCTGCCGCGCGACCAGGTGTACGTCACCACCAAGCTGTGGAACTCCGAACAGGGCTACGACGCCACGCTGCGCGCCTTCGACGTGAGTATGGCTCGGCTCGGCCTGGACTACCTCGACCTCTATCTCATCCACTGGCCGGTCGCGCAGGCCGATCGCTTCGTCGAGTCCTTCAAGGCCTTCCAGACGCTGAAAGCACACGGCCGGATCCGCTCGATCGGCGTCTCGAACTTCACTGTCCCCGACTTGCAACGGGTCATCGGTGAGACCGGTGAGATCCCGGTGGTCAACCAGATCGAACTGCACCCCCGGCTGGCGCAGCGCGAGCTACGCGCCTTCCATGACGCGAACGCCATCGCCACCGAGGCATGGAGCCCGCTCGGCCAGGGCACCCTGCTCGACGATCACACCATCGTCGCTATCGCCGACGAGGTCGACCGCACCCCGGCCCAGGTGATCATCCGCTGGCATCTGCAACAGGGCATCGTGGTGATCCCGAAGTCGGTCACGCCCTCGCGCATCCAGACCAACTTCGACGTCTTCGGCTTCGAGCTGAGCCGGGAACAGATGCGTGCCATCAACGCGCTCGAGAAGGGTGCTCGCATCGGCCCCGATCCGGCCACCTTCACCGCCGGTTTGTAG
- a CDS encoding roadblock/LC7 domain-containing protein, whose protein sequence is MNPDLGGTNRQLDWLVSNFANEVPGVAHAVLVSADGLLMAASAQLPVDRAEQLSAVTAGLASLSVGVSNLFEGGTVLQSVVEMEHGYLLLMAVGDGSYLAVLTNTSCDIGQVGYEMALLVERVGQTVQATPRVTMGS, encoded by the coding sequence ATGAACCCCGATCTAGGTGGTACGAATCGTCAGCTGGATTGGCTGGTTTCGAACTTCGCCAACGAGGTTCCTGGCGTAGCTCATGCCGTCCTGGTCTCGGCTGACGGACTACTCATGGCCGCGAGCGCGCAGCTGCCCGTGGACCGTGCCGAACAACTCTCGGCCGTCACCGCCGGACTTGCCAGCCTCTCGGTGGGCGTCTCGAACCTATTCGAAGGCGGCACCGTCCTGCAGTCCGTGGTCGAGATGGAGCACGGCTATCTGCTACTCATGGCAGTCGGCGATGGCTCGTATCTCGCGGTGCTGACCAATACCTCTTGCGATATCGGCCAGGTCGGTTACGAAATGGCCTTGTTGGTCGAGCGTGTCGGCCAGACCGTCCAGGCCACGCCACGCGTCACGATGGGTTCCTGA
- a CDS encoding enoyl-CoA hydratase, producing MLGVSRDGDVVTIELQREQRRNALNNELVAALRDAVWTAAEDARVIVLTGQGPMFSAGADLSGVYSQEFLDGLLDMLHTIESVPVPVISAINGAALGAGVQIALASDLRVIEPDAYIAIPAAKLGISVDRWTMRRLASLIGGGPARTMLLGAEPITATDAYAFGFANRLGTLADAQKWAKSIAELAPMSLRHMKLVLNDDGTREPATEVQRVALEAAWTSEDAKEGRLARQEKRAAKFLGR from the coding sequence ATGCTCGGAGTGAGCCGTGATGGCGACGTCGTCACCATCGAACTACAGCGCGAGCAGCGGCGTAACGCGCTGAACAACGAACTCGTCGCCGCGCTGCGCGATGCGGTGTGGACCGCGGCCGAGGATGCCCGGGTGATCGTACTCACTGGCCAGGGGCCGATGTTCAGCGCGGGTGCGGACCTGTCGGGCGTCTACTCCCAGGAATTCCTCGATGGCCTGCTCGACATGCTGCACACCATCGAATCCGTTCCGGTCCCGGTGATATCGGCGATCAACGGCGCCGCGCTCGGCGCGGGGGTGCAGATTGCCCTGGCTTCGGACCTGCGGGTGATCGAACCGGACGCCTATATCGCGATTCCGGCGGCCAAGCTGGGTATCTCGGTCGATCGCTGGACCATGCGGCGACTGGCATCGCTGATCGGCGGCGGTCCGGCCAGGACCATGCTGCTCGGTGCCGAACCGATCACGGCCACCGACGCCTACGCCTTCGGCTTCGCCAACCGGCTCGGCACCCTGGCCGACGCCCAGAAGTGGGCGAAGTCGATCGCCGAGCTGGCACCGATGTCGCTACGCCATATGAAGTTGGTGCTGAACGACGACGGCACCCGCGAACCGGCCACCGAGGTGCAGCGCGTGGCCCTCGAGGCCGCCTGGACCAGCGAGGACGCCAAGGAAGGGCGATTAGCCAGACAAGAGAAGCGTGCGGCGAAGTTCCTCGGGCGATGA
- a CDS encoding MBL fold metallo-hydrolase produces the protein MNLKKLIGMAAGAVGVAWVVRAVWDIPSAIGASINAIQPYAAGAVSYRNRQFHNSEPSTQFVSGSAPSLLFSALTRRNAGRPQVAIPLARPEVPTEAADLAVTWYGHASALIEVDGYRILTDPVWSERVSPSALVGPARLHPVPTPLSELPPVDAVIISHDHYDHLDKATVRQLVLGQAAPFLVPIGIGAHLRHWGVPEHRIVELDWGGSVSLASLGRERDGTDLVLTCTEARHFSGRGLLRNTTLWASWSIVGPTRRVYFGGDTGYTKAFAEAGAALGPFDLTLLPIGAYDEAWPDIHMNPEEAVRAHADLCVGDPGHGLLVPIHWATFNLAFHGWSEPVRRMVEAARAAGTAVAVPMPGQRIDPNGVPVRDSWWEDVG, from the coding sequence ATGAACCTGAAGAAACTTATCGGCATGGCGGCCGGCGCGGTCGGCGTCGCCTGGGTGGTGCGCGCGGTCTGGGATATCCCCTCCGCCATCGGCGCTTCGATCAACGCCATTCAGCCCTACGCCGCGGGTGCGGTGAGCTACCGCAATCGGCAGTTCCACAACTCCGAGCCGAGCACCCAGTTCGTCTCGGGTTCGGCTCCGTCCCTGCTGTTTTCGGCGCTGACCCGGCGCAACGCCGGTCGCCCGCAGGTCGCGATTCCGCTGGCGCGGCCGGAGGTGCCGACCGAGGCGGCCGATCTCGCGGTCACCTGGTACGGGCACGCCTCGGCGCTCATCGAGGTGGACGGCTACCGGATTCTCACCGATCCGGTATGGAGCGAACGGGTTTCGCCGTCCGCGCTGGTCGGTCCGGCCCGGTTGCATCCGGTGCCGACGCCGTTGTCGGAGCTGCCGCCGGTGGACGCCGTGATCATCTCCCATGATCACTACGACCATCTGGACAAGGCCACCGTCCGGCAACTGGTACTCGGTCAGGCCGCGCCCTTCCTGGTGCCGATCGGCATCGGCGCGCATTTGCGGCACTGGGGTGTGCCCGAGCATCGGATCGTCGAATTGGATTGGGGCGGTTCGGTTTCCCTCGCCTCACTGGGCCGGGAGCGCGATGGCACGGATCTAGTGCTCACCTGTACCGAGGCGCGGCATTTCTCCGGTCGCGGCCTGCTGCGCAACACCACGCTGTGGGCGTCCTGGTCCATCGTCGGCCCGACCCGCCGGGTGTACTTCGGCGGTGACACCGGATACACCAAGGCCTTCGCCGAGGCCGGTGCGGCACTCGGCCCGTTCGATCTGACGCTGCTGCCGATCGGGGCCTACGACGAGGCCTGGCCGGATATCCACATGAATCCGGAGGAGGCGGTGCGCGCGCACGCGGACCTGTGCGTCGGCGATCCGGGCCACGGGCTGCTGGTGCCCATCCATTGGGCGACGTTCAATCTGGCCTTCCATGGATGGTCGGAGCCGGTCCGGCGGATGGTCGAGGCGGCGCGGGCAGCGGGTACCGCTGTGGCGGTGCCGATGCCGGGGCAGCGCATCGATCCCAATGGCGTGCCGGTACGCGATTCGTGGTGGGAGGATGTGGGGTGA
- a CDS encoding GTP-binding protein: protein MDSGVFDSTAQVDTRTSKPTSAKIVVAGGFGVGKTTLVGAVSEIVPLRTEALVTNASTGIDNLTGIPMKSTTTVAMDFGRISLADDLVLYLFGTPGQYRFWFMWDDLIRGAIGAVVLVDTRRLEDSFAAVDYFEARSLPFLVALNEFDDAPRYPIEDIRQALAVPADVPILSIDARRREPAKQALVSLTEYALRKVMQGY from the coding sequence GTGGACTCCGGCGTATTTGATTCGACGGCGCAGGTCGATACCCGCACCAGTAAGCCGACCTCGGCGAAGATCGTTGTCGCGGGTGGGTTCGGTGTCGGTAAGACCACGTTGGTCGGTGCAGTCTCGGAGATTGTTCCGCTGCGCACCGAAGCTCTGGTGACCAATGCCAGCACCGGAATCGACAATCTGACCGGCATTCCGATGAAGTCGACTACCACGGTGGCGATGGACTTCGGCCGGATCAGCCTCGCCGACGATCTGGTGTTGTACCTGTTCGGTACGCCGGGCCAGTACCGCTTCTGGTTCATGTGGGACGACCTGATCCGCGGCGCCATCGGCGCGGTGGTGCTGGTCGACACCCGCAGACTCGAGGACAGCTTCGCCGCCGTCGACTATTTCGAAGCGCGCAGCCTACCGTTCCTGGTGGCGCTCAACGAATTCGACGACGCACCGCGGTATCCGATCGAGGACATCCGGCAGGCACTCGCGGTGCCCGCCGATGTGCCGATCCTGTCCATCGACGCCCGGCGTCGTGAGCCCGCCAAGCAGGCGCTGGTCTCGCTCACCGAGTACGCACTGCGCAAGGTCATGCAGGGCTACTGA
- a CDS encoding ATP-binding protein, translating into MRDAARSGSKRWALGNWDLRWKVTAVLAVPLAVAVGLGVSRITAEFADANRLDAAAKNIEALPAVTGLSAQTATTAASQMISIMPGVSIVSDKNLADLDKGISDAEQAVDKLSAVPGARAALEGMITQAKAVRAQGKNATTQTPAEVIGTIDKVRNGSVNIVESTVSQVSDPAVDQAKLRLVDSLNTRYALVGEVAAFPEVLRSPTTGTQSVLTAASTERSLLNVLAHRFPDADTSIADLRAGIDNRVSLMNSPEAQSGKIPIGDLKNSLTGSLDVYERVVAKSTKDIDSAMSSLVSKANTGAWTYTAVVIATILAALLLAVFVARSMIVPLHRLRLAALRVAESDLPHEVAQLRNGASPEDVPLEPMPIRSSEEIGQLARAVDDIHGQALRLASDQAQMRAQVNDMFETLARRSKSLVDHQLSLIEAMEYDEKDPRLLENLFRLDHLAARMRRNGDNLLILAGTRQRRSKSAPVEIADVLRAAISEVEDYERVKLGATPRGSLVEPAASDMAHLFAELLDNALRASPPETDVKFTFAQGHDQGMLIEVADRGIGMPPSEMADINRRLEQTAEPGPDTARHMGLFVVGRLAERHGLTVRLRPTFDTARDPGVTVTVQVPIGLIVLERGQTTAMPQAAPQVSANAPQRQSTPSSMQTRAITRTPGGNVMVTVDPGVSGPIPVTPSPAPSGTSGPIPAAGGLPQRSPGSTMASGLRQDAAPAGPTLRPASGQTPSGPQRGKLAAASLPKRNVTPGGPPPNRPGAEPTISGGGLPPRNLNSGGLPQRQPGTNGVPQPPEGGQPSGGLPQRQPGANGVPQRSGGLPQRPSGLNGLPQREPGAGGVPSRDTGSGLPQRDASGGLPQRDAGGSGLPQRDSSAGGLPQRDPSSGSLPARDPLRDPLPGGLPQRDSAQRDSASGGLPQREPGATGLPQRQSPAANLPQREAPSGLPQRDAGGSGLPQRDSGSTGLPQRESGLNGLPQRDTGSGGLPQRDPGSSGLPQRQAGSGGLPQRDPGSSGLPQRQAGSGGLPQRDPASGGLPQRDPSSGSLPARDPLRDPLPPARDPLRDPLPGGLPQRDSASGGLPQREPGATGLPQRQSPAANLPQREAPNGLPQRQPGAQTPSGLPQRDGLPSRDSLPQRQPGATVLPQREPGAAALPRREATPGIGLSQRDRGATQSAPSGEVSAVSESGTTGAARHSFKPDPEKAASFFQTRLQPAADSDSVMGGTPIFAEMMSAWLSDPNQDRSQVAASFESPGDEGWQAARRASEAQTETKTAAGLPQRNPGGRLVPGGVNGNAGRAPRRDPETIRSSLSRHQQGVRDGRAMKPMNLTGDKGDR; encoded by the coding sequence ATGCGTGACGCCGCAAGGTCCGGCAGCAAACGCTGGGCGCTCGGCAACTGGGACCTGCGCTGGAAGGTTACGGCGGTCCTGGCCGTTCCGCTGGCAGTCGCGGTTGGACTCGGCGTGTCCAGGATTACTGCCGAGTTCGCCGACGCGAACCGGCTGGACGCTGCCGCCAAGAACATCGAAGCCCTCCCGGCGGTCACCGGGCTGAGTGCGCAGACCGCGACGACCGCGGCCTCGCAGATGATCTCGATTATGCCGGGCGTTTCGATCGTGTCCGACAAGAACCTCGCGGACCTGGACAAGGGCATCAGCGATGCCGAGCAGGCGGTCGACAAGCTCAGCGCCGTGCCCGGTGCCCGGGCGGCGCTCGAAGGCATGATCACCCAGGCCAAGGCAGTTCGAGCCCAGGGCAAGAACGCCACGACGCAGACCCCGGCCGAAGTCATCGGCACGATCGACAAGGTCCGCAACGGCAGTGTGAACATCGTCGAGAGCACGGTCAGCCAGGTCAGCGATCCGGCCGTCGACCAGGCGAAGCTGCGGCTGGTCGACTCGCTGAACACCCGGTACGCGCTGGTCGGTGAGGTCGCCGCGTTCCCCGAGGTACTACGTAGCCCGACCACTGGAACGCAGAGCGTGCTCACCGCGGCCAGCACCGAGCGGTCGCTGCTCAACGTGCTCGCGCACCGTTTTCCGGATGCCGACACCTCGATCGCCGACCTGCGGGCCGGCATCGATAATCGGGTCTCGCTGATGAACAGCCCGGAGGCGCAGTCCGGCAAGATTCCGATCGGTGATCTGAAGAACTCGCTCACCGGCAGCCTCGACGTCTACGAACGCGTGGTCGCCAAGTCCACCAAGGACATCGACTCCGCGATGAGTTCGCTGGTGTCGAAGGCAAATACCGGCGCGTGGACCTACACCGCGGTCGTCATCGCGACCATCCTCGCCGCGCTGCTGCTCGCCGTCTTCGTGGCGCGCTCGATGATCGTGCCGCTGCACCGGCTGCGGCTGGCGGCACTGCGGGTGGCCGAGAGCGATCTGCCGCACGAGGTCGCCCAGCTCCGCAACGGCGCGTCCCCCGAGGACGTACCGCTGGAGCCGATGCCGATCCGCAGCAGCGAGGAGATCGGCCAGCTGGCCCGCGCCGTCGACGACATCCACGGCCAGGCGCTGCGTCTGGCCAGTGATCAGGCGCAGATGCGCGCCCAGGTCAACGACATGTTCGAGACCCTGGCCCGGCGCTCCAAATCGCTCGTTGACCACCAGCTCAGCCTGATCGAGGCGATGGAGTACGACGAGAAGGATCCGCGCCTGCTGGAGAACTTGTTCCGGCTGGACCATCTCGCGGCCCGCATGCGCCGTAACGGCGACAACCTGCTGATTCTCGCCGGTACTCGGCAGCGGCGCAGCAAGTCCGCGCCGGTCGAGATCGCCGACGTGCTGCGCGCGGCGATCTCCGAGGTCGAGGACTACGAGCGGGTGAAGCTCGGTGCGACCCCGCGTGGTTCGCTGGTCGAGCCCGCCGCATCGGATATGGCGCACCTGTTCGCCGAGCTGCTGGACAACGCGCTACGCGCCTCGCCGCCGGAGACCGACGTGAAGTTCACCTTCGCGCAGGGACACGACCAGGGCATGCTCATCGAGGTCGCGGACCGCGGCATCGGTATGCCGCCCTCCGAGATGGCCGATATCAACCGGCGACTCGAGCAGACCGCCGAGCCCGGTCCCGATACCGCCCGCCACATGGGTCTTTTCGTGGTCGGCCGATTGGCCGAGCGGCACGGGCTCACCGTGCGGCTGCGTCCAACCTTCGATACCGCGCGCGATCCCGGCGTCACGGTCACCGTGCAGGTTCCGATCGGTCTGATCGTCCTCGAACGGGGACAGACCACCGCGATGCCGCAGGCCGCGCCGCAGGTTTCCGCCAATGCGCCGCAACGGCAGTCGACTCCGTCGTCGATGCAGACGCGCGCGATCACCAGGACGCCGGGCGGCAACGTCATGGTCACCGTCGATCCCGGTGTCAGCGGTCCGATTCCGGTGACGCCGAGTCCGGCGCCGTCCGGGACCAGTGGTCCGATTCCGGCGGCGGGCGGCCTACCGCAGCGCTCGCCCGGCTCGACCATGGCCTCGGGTCTGCGTCAGGACGCGGCACCGGCCGGTCCGACCCTGCGGCCCGCGTCCGGACAGACGCCGAGTGGTCCACAGCGCGGCAAGCTCGCGGCCGCGAGTCTGCCCAAGCGCAATGTCACCCCCGGCGGTCCGCCGCCGAACCGGCCCGGGGCCGAGCCGACCATCTCCGGTGGCGGTCTGCCACCGCGGAATCTCAACTCCGGTGGACTGCCGCAGCGGCAGCCCGGCACGAACGGTGTGCCGCAGCCGCCCGAGGGCGGTCAGCCCAGTGGTGGTCTGCCGCAGCGTCAGCCGGGTGCCAACGGTGTGCCGCAGCGCTCGGGCGGTCTGCCGCAGCGTCCATCGGGGCTGAACGGTCTGCCGCAGCGGGAGCCGGGCGCCGGTGGCGTGCCGTCGCGCGATACCGGATCTGGTCTGCCGCAGCGGGACGCTTCGGGTGGTCTGCCGCAGCGCGATGCTGGTGGCAGCGGGTTGCCGCAACGTGATTCGAGTGCCGGTGGTCTGCCGCAGCGTGATCCGTCGTCGGGGAGTCTGCCTGCGCGTGATCCGTTGCGTGATCCGTTGCCGGGTGGTTTGCCGCAGCGTGATTCGGCGCAGCGTGATTCGGCCTCGGGTGGTTTGCCGCAGCGGGAGCCGGGTGCGACCGGTCTGCCGCAGCGTCAGTCGCCCGCGGCGAATCTGCCGCAGCGCGAGGCGCCCAGTGGTTTGCCGCAGCGTGATGCCGGGGGCAGTGGTCTGCCGCAACGGGATTCCGGGTCGACCGGTCTGCCGCAGCGTGAGTCCGGTCTGAACGGTCTCCCGCAGCGGGATACCGGCTCGGGTGGTTTGCCGCAGCGTGATCCCGGGTCGAGTGGTTTGCCGCAGCGTCAAGCCGGCTCGGGTGGTTTGCCGCAGCGTGATCCCGGGTCGAGTGGTTTGCCGCAGCGTCAAGCCGGGTCGGGTGGTTTGCCGCAGCGTGATCCCGCTTCCGGTGGTTTGCCGCAGCGTGATCCGTCGTCGGGTAGCCTGCCTGCGCGTGATCCGTTGCGTGATCCGTTGCCGCCTGCGCGTGATCCGTTGCGTGATCCGTTGCCGGGTGGTTTGCCGCAGCGTGATTCGGCCTCGGGTGGTTTGCCGCAGCGGGAGCCGGGTGCGACCGGTCTGCCGCAACGGCAGTCGCCCGCGGCGAATCTGCCGCAGCGCGAAGCGCCCAACGGTCTGCCACAGCGGCAGCCGGGTGCGCAGACGCCCAGTGGCCTACCCCAGCGCGACGGTCTGCCGTCGCGGGACAGTCTGCCGCAGCGGCAGCCGGGTGCCACCGTGCTGCCCCAGCGCGAGCCCGGCGCGGCCGCACTGCCGCGTCGCGAGGCCACACCGGGAATCGGTCTGTCGCAACGGGATCGCGGTGCGACCCAGTCCGCGCCGAGTGGTGAGGTATCCGCGGTTTCCGAGAGCGGGACCACGGGCGCAGCGCGGCACAGCTTCAAGCCCGATCCGGAGAAGGCGGCGTCGTTCTTCCAGACCAGGTTGCAGCCCGCGGCCGATTCTGATTCGGTCATGGGCGGCACCCCGATCTTCGCCGAGATGATGTCGGCGTGGCTCTCGGATCCGAATCAGGACCGGTCCCAGGTGGCCGCCTCCTTCGAATCACCGGGTGACGAAGGATGGCAGGCCGCGCGCCGGGCAAGTGAGGCGCAGACCGAAACAAAGACGGCCGCCGGGTTGCCGCAACGCAATCCGGGCGGGAGGCTGGTGCCCGGCGGTGTCAACGGCAACGCCGGTCGCGCGCCGCGTCGCGATCCAGAAACGATCAGGTCCAGCTTGAGTCGTCACCAGCAGGGCGTCCGGGATGGCCGCGCAATGAAGCCAATGAACTTAACCGGAGATAAAGGAGACCGATGA
- a CDS encoding carboxyl transferase domain-containing protein has translation MRISARELLEQLLDSDSFVSWDRPPVTVAVSPRYREDLRRAAVAAGTDEAVCTGEGLLRGRRMAVIACEFGFLAGSIGVAAAERIVAAVERATELGLPLVASPTSGGTRMQEGTVAFVQMVKIAGAVAVHKAAGYPYLVYLRDPTMGGVFASWGSLGHITFAEPGAMIGFLGPRVYKALYGRNFPEGVQVAENLYRSGVIDGVLPVPVFRRIAHRALSVLSGVPDPVAAEPGWAAPVHGLTGESTDVHPAPSGLDANTDVPAWDSVRISRRPGRPGIRDLLRHVTQRVPLSGTGQGESDRTIVHALARLRGEPCIVFGHDRSGQAGEHTMGPAALREARRSMALAQELRLPLVLVIDTVGAALSKEAEERGLAPEIARCIADLVTLDTPTISILLGQGTGGGALALLPADRVLAATHGWLAPLPPEGASAIVYRDIAHAPELAEAQGIRSADLLADGVVDRIVPEFPDAADEPVEFARRMVAAIAAELADLRARPLAELRAARHTRYRRIGLPPS, from the coding sequence GTGAGGATTTCGGCGCGGGAGCTGCTCGAGCAACTGCTCGACTCGGACTCGTTCGTCAGCTGGGATCGGCCACCGGTGACGGTGGCCGTATCCCCGCGCTACCGCGAGGATCTGCGCAGGGCCGCCGTGGCGGCGGGCACCGATGAAGCGGTGTGCACCGGCGAGGGGCTGCTGCGTGGTCGACGCATGGCCGTAATCGCCTGCGAGTTCGGATTCTTGGCCGGGTCGATCGGTGTGGCCGCGGCGGAGCGGATCGTCGCTGCGGTCGAGCGGGCTACCGAACTCGGCTTGCCCCTGGTCGCATCGCCGACCTCCGGCGGCACCCGAATGCAAGAGGGCACAGTCGCTTTCGTGCAGATGGTGAAGATCGCGGGCGCGGTCGCGGTGCACAAGGCGGCCGGATATCCGTACCTGGTCTACCTGCGCGACCCGACGATGGGCGGCGTTTTCGCGTCCTGGGGGTCGTTGGGGCACATCACCTTTGCCGAACCCGGCGCAATGATCGGGTTTCTCGGTCCGCGCGTCTATAAAGCTCTGTACGGCAGGAATTTTCCGGAGGGCGTCCAGGTCGCCGAGAATCTGTATCGCAGCGGTGTGATCGATGGTGTCCTTCCGGTCCCGGTATTCCGCCGGATCGCGCATCGCGCGTTGAGCGTGCTCAGCGGCGTGCCGGATCCCGTTGCGGCCGAACCCGGTTGGGCCGCGCCGGTACATGGGTTGACCGGCGAGTCAACCGACGTGCATCCCGCGCCGAGCGGGCTCGATGCGAATACCGATGTCCCGGCATGGGATTCGGTGCGCATCTCGCGCCGTCCGGGTCGGCCGGGCATTCGTGATCTGTTGCGCCATGTGACACAACGGGTTCCGCTCAGCGGTACCGGTCAGGGCGAATCCGACCGCACCATCGTGCACGCACTGGCGCGCTTACGCGGTGAGCCCTGCATCGTATTCGGCCACGATCGCTCGGGGCAGGCGGGTGAGCACACCATGGGCCCGGCCGCGCTGCGCGAGGCGCGGCGCAGCATGGCCCTCGCCCAGGAGTTGCGGTTGCCGCTGGTCCTGGTGATCGACACGGTCGGCGCCGCACTGTCCAAGGAGGCCGAGGAGCGTGGCCTCGCCCCCGAGATCGCCCGCTGCATAGCGGATCTGGTGACCCTGGACACCCCGACCATCTCGATCCTGCTCGGCCAGGGCACCGGTGGCGGCGCACTGGCCCTGCTGCCGGCCGATCGCGTCCTGGCCGCCACGCACGGCTGGCTCGCGCCGCTGCCGCCGGAGGGCGCGAGCGCGATCGTCTACCGCGATATCGCCCACGCTCCCGAGCTGGCCGAGGCGCAGGGCATCCGGTCCGCCGATCTGCTCGCCGACGGTGTGGTCGACCGCATCGTCCCGGAGTTTCCGGACGCCGCCGACGAACCGGTCGAATTCGCCCGCCGCATGGTCGCCGCCATCGCCGCCGAACTGGCCGATCTGCGTGCTCGCCCGCTGGCCGAACTCCGTGCCGCCCGGCATACCCGCTATCGCCGCATCGGCCTCCCACCCAGCTGA